One genomic segment of Acidobacteriota bacterium includes these proteins:
- a CDS encoding RNA polymerase subunit sigma-70 codes for MEPAGDITQLLQAWAQGDEAAFERLKPLVERELRLRAKSYKRREFADVRQQTTAIINDVFVRLEAQRRVQWQNRAHFYAIAATCMRRILLDYVKAQNRRKRGDGAEHVALSEADALADEMSFDLLALDLALQKLARQDARKSRMIEMQAFGGCTVEEIADYFWVSKSTIERELRLAMAWLRRELVGQVMDVQQD; via the coding sequence ATGGAACCAGCGGGCGACATTACACAACTGTTACAGGCTTGGGCACAAGGCGACGAGGCGGCGTTTGAACGCTTGAAGCCATTGGTCGAGCGCGAATTGCGGCTGCGGGCGAAAAGCTACAAGCGCCGCGAGTTCGCCGATGTGCGGCAGCAAACGACGGCGATCATCAACGATGTCTTCGTCAGGCTCGAAGCCCAGCGCCGCGTGCAATGGCAAAACCGTGCGCACTTTTACGCGATTGCCGCGACGTGTATGCGGCGCATTTTGTTGGATTACGTCAAGGCGCAAAACCGCCGGAAGCGCGGCGATGGCGCAGAACACGTTGCGCTTTCAGAAGCCGACGCGCTGGCGGACGAAATGTCGTTTGACCTGTTGGCGCTGGATTTGGCGTTGCAAAAGCTGGCGCGGCAAGACGCACGCAAAAGCCGGATGATCGAGATGCAGGCGTTCGGCGGCTGTACGGTCGAAGAGATTGCTGATTACTTTTGGGTTTCCAAGTCTACGATAGAGCGGGAACTGCGGCTGGCGATGGCTTGGTTGCGGCGTGAACTGGTTGGACAAGTGATGGACGTGCAGCAAGATTGA